The DNA sequence AAAATGTCACTTTTAGCCAGAAGTAGACAGGCTCTAATAACTTTCCAGTGGGGCTTTAGTTCATACTAGCTCCATCCATCAGTACATGCCAAACTATTTTTTCTTAAGCTTCATCTCCATCATTTTTCTAAGATAACATGAAACCAAGATTCTTCCAATGACATCTTTGGAGCGGCACTAGTATACAACAGCTCTCTCCATAAGACCTACTAATATGCGATCATCTCTTCACCTCAAACTTTCTCCGGTAGACAAATTCCAGACAGGATATCCACTTCAACTCCCAAAAAGACCTCTACCAAGTACCAACCAGTCACTTGACAATTTTCTTATACAAATAACTgtcaaattttcaaaatatttaatCCGATGGACTCTTTTTGACGTACAACCATAAATAATAATGACACCAAAATCCATAGAAGATTACTGAAAATACATTGCTGCTCTATCGAAATAAGGAGTGCACCTTACCTTTCTGTGATCTTTTTGTCCGTAGCGGGTCCATGTTCGACAACCTCCCCAGTAATCTCGTGGCCCACGACACAAGGGCTAGCGAATGGAAGCTCACCCTTCAAAACATGGAGATCAGAATGGCAGACTCCACAGGCTACAGCCAACAAAagagaatgaatgaatgaatcaaAATGACAACACCCACAGGAGGAGAAAAGAGCGATGATTGGAATttgataaagagaaaaaaaaagagaagagagtGTTGTACCCTTGGTTTTGATGAGAATTTCACCGGATTTGGGGCGAGGGATGTGGAATTCTTCAATGGAGAGAGGCTTGTTTGGTTCCCAGAAGACGGCTGCTCTCATGTAAGAAGGCAGCCCAACAGGTAATGAGCTCGTGCTGCTCCTCCTCTTCTGATGATTCCCATGGAGGCtttgatcaaccaactcaaACGACGTCGTACTAGTGGTGGCGGTCAACCAAGCATAAGAAGATGAAGACGAGGTTGGCTTTGAGGAAAGTCTTCTGGCGATGGCACTGCGGATCatcatcgtcgtcgtcgtcagagagagagagagtgagagagagggagtgagtTTGGGTCAAACCAAACAAACCTTAAAATGGATATAGTCACACGCACACACTGACGTGGAGTTTCATTATAATACTATATATAACGGTCGGGttctgctttctttcttttttttaattttctaatctTCATCTAATCTAATCAAGATTAGATCTAATCTTAATTAGCAGCCATATGGTAGTTGTTAATTCGCTTTGGGGTCCTAGTCCGGCAGTgaggaaagagaggagagaaacaaataatgaaagagagagagagagagagtgagcgAGGATCTGAGGGAGGAGAATATGGAGGAAGTATCGCCTTTGAAGGAacataatagaaaaaaaaaattattaaaattttAGGAGGTCTAAACAACAACTGAAACTTTcaagaacagtacatgaactaTCGTCCGTTCTAACTTTTCATTAATCAACTTTTGTTAAAATCAAAATAGTACATCAAGTTTAAATTTCTCCCCAATTTGGATACATGTCATTACGGTTCCGTTAATGAGTGTGCTTCCTGTCATATTTGCAGGGGCAAATCAGTCACACCCTACTTTCCCTCCGTTTGACCAAATAGAGAGCGCCACATCATCACATTTCCCTCCAATTCACTAACCTCCTAGACAGTAAACCTAAAGTGGAGATTTCCCTCCAAAAAACCAATGTTCAGCAACAACTATTGACCTAAACTTCAACAGCAGGACTATGAATAGTAGGAAAACTACCATATTGTAACCAAATGGGAAAAAAGCAAGACTCGAACTTGTAATCAAAGTAACCACCTGGGAAAAAGGCAAGACCTAAAATGGTAATCAAACCACAAACCAAATATCTTCTATTCAACTGGAATTTGACATATTAttccaaataaaacaaaacaaaaacaatcggTTACACAAAAGCATGGCATTTGccgaatttcaaaataaaaaaacatacaaCAAATGCCACCATAATAGACAGATTATATAGTCAAAAATACCAGTTTCAGTCAATTAACATCTATTCAGCATAATAGGCTTTCATGGCTTCCAGAGTCTCCTTTACACTTGGTTCTTTGGAATTTGAATAGTTTGATTAGATCTATCAGATGCTACAGCAAGCCTGGGTGATTTTCTTGGCTTCATCCTCCTTGCTTTCATCTTGTATCTCTTGCCCGAGCTTTTTGGTGCAACTGAAGTTTCCTGTTATTTGGATAAATACAAGAATTACATACATCAACAACAATATCACAATTGTATCATCTAAATTCATATTGGACAAAGAAAACTACCTAAGAATTTTCTTGCAACACATTGGTATGTTCAGATGGCATAGAACTGTCATTGTCAGCTACAGATTCTTCATTCATAGAGATATGAACATTGAGGTTGACATTCACATTCACATTCACATTGTCATTCCCATGGTTGCTGTGATTGTGTATGTTTGGGACAGATGATGCCTGAGAGAAGACTTGGTCTACAACTTGAGGGTTTGGTAGAGATGATGCTTGAGAGAAGACTTGGTCTGCAAGTTGAGGGTTTGATTCTTGGGTGGGCTGTGGTGCTTCAGTTGGACTCTGTCCTTGATGCATGTTGGTCTCTAGCACAGGTTGTTGAGcatttggttcttcttcttgaacAACTTCACCTTTATTGGGAACCTGCAAAACcaaattgcataattatgaaGCAGTTGACCCAGTAATGAATTATCTGAAACACATAAGCATCTAAGTATACAAAATCCCTACTCACTCAGCTTAAGCAATTATACCTGGTTTCTTTTGTGACAAGTTCTTTTATTGTGACATTTCTTGTTACATGTCCCACATATGACTTGAGAATAATAGCTCCTTGGCAGCTTTTCAATTTCAAGAGGTAGAGGTGCTTCATCACCTACAGTTTAAAGCATATACATTGGtcaatatttatttaaaataaacTGATACACACAAGTGGATATAAATGTAGCCTAGAACCTGGTTCCTTTGTTCTCTTTGTCCTAGACCTCCCTGGTTGCCTCTTATACAGTGGAGGTGCAATCTTTTTCTCTTTGTGTTCCCATTCTGCAACACCAGCAATTAGATTGATCATCAAATCATAAGCTTCCATATACTTCTTTTGTGTATACCATTCAGCCACAAAATCATCTAGGGACCATCCTTTGGAGTAGATTGCAGAAATAGCATGGCCACAAAGGATTCACAAAGATCCCACCTTCCACATGTGCATGACTGTGTCCAACTGCAACAGAGAGATGAGCAATGACTCTAGACTCACAAGCAACACCTCTCCCATGTAATTCAAATCTAAAATCGCTAGACTCAAGAGGCCTGTAGTCATTGGCCCATGATGCATTCTTCTTCAAAAGTTTCTCAATTCTTGGTCCTATCTTGCAGTAGAATTCCTCCTATTAGCTAATCTCACCATGCAGGCAACCCTTATATCCTCCAAACAGGGTAGGATAGGCTTCTTCCTTGCATCAAGGATGGACTTGTTGAAAGACTCAGAGTGATTATTGAGCAGAATGTCACATTGAAACTTTTTAGCAAAGTGAGATTTTGACCAATGCTTGGTAGGCCTGTCAACACACCACTACCAAGTAGTGAATGATGTCTTCTCCATATCTTCCATTGCCTTTGTGTACTGGGTCATAGCTATTGCTCTAGCCACTGCCCAAAGCCTTTGCTTCAAGTTCAAGCCTGTATGACAATCACCTTTAATATTATTGTGCAGATGCCTGACACAATGTATGTGCTCTGCATCAGGGAAAAGGTCCTTAATGGCCTGCTCTAACCCCCTTTGCTTGTCACTGATAAAGGCATATTGGCTGGAATGGTGGATCATTAAGTCTTCTTTCAGGAAAGAGAGAAACCATGTCCATAAATCCCTACTCTCTTGCTCCACAATGGCCCAACCAATGGGGTAGATGTCATTGTTGCCATCTATGCCTACAGCTgatcatataatatatattggtCAGTAAGCATAAATACAAATTAATTTGCAAATAAAAATTTAGAGAATCAAACAATTCAACATAATACCTAACAATAATTGTCCCTTATGAACAGCCTTCAAATGACACTCATCTAATCCAATAATGGGTCTACATCCTGCCATCCATCCTTCTGTTAACCCAGCTAAGCATATATAGATTCTCTTGAATCTAGCCACTTCCCCTTTAAGCTCAGTTTGAATCCATACACTAGTCCCTGGGTTTCTTCTATTAAGCTCATGAGCATAAGACTCTAGATTGTTGTACTGATCCTCAACGGTGCCCTGTGCTAGCTTGGCTGCCCTTGCTTTAGCTCTATATGCAAGTTGATATCCTATTTCCATCCCAAAGTCTCTATTCACAGCACTCTGAACTCCCTCCCTATACCATTTTGAGTCAGAAAGGAAAATTTCCTTGTACTCTTCAGCCAAAAATAAGGCATGACAATGATACACTCTCTTTGCAAATGAACTACATGTATGCTGAGGTCTGAAGGTCCTAATTTGCAGAATTGGGTTATCAATAGATGGACTGCTTGCATACATCTAAAATGGACAAGCTGGAGAAGTTTTGCATCTAACCAATATCTGATGCTTTGTGTTTCGAGGAAACCTAAGTTCCTTCTTGGTCAGCACATTATGCTTCCTGACTGCATGCCTAAACATTTGACAGTTGGGAAACATCATTCCTAGACTAAATTTAGGGTTCTTCATGTCTGTCTTCTCATTAAACTCTATCCAGTCCGAGATCTCTTCTTATGCTTCACATTAGACATGCCTACATCTTGACCATCACTATCATATTCTTGAACACTCTGTAAATCACCTAAATCTACATCATTAGCATCACTTATGTTGCCCTCAAAGCCCATTTCATTGAACTCTGGCACAAACTGAGGGTTACCATCAGCATGAGCATTAAATGctgcttcatcatcttcttcatcaaattTGTGGTCACTGTCAAATATGGCATCGTAGTCTACATCTTCTGAGTCATCACTGTCATCACTAGACTCGCTCCAATGAATAGGTGGAGCAGGCCTTGAACACTCACCTCCACTTCTTAAATCATAAGGTCTTTGCTTCCTAGGTCTCCCTTTCTTTCTCTTTGGTTCTTCCACCATTTTTTCTTTCCCCTTGCCCTTATCCCTTGTTGCATTTGAAGCTTCACCAGAAGCTTATGTAACTTGACTACCATCAGGCTCTCTAATTCAAATTCCAGCAAAGGACCTAGTCCTTGGCCCAACAGAGGACCTTGTCCTTGGCCCAGCCCTATCACTGCTTACAGGCCCCACCCTTATCACCAAATATCTCTTCCATAAACTCTTCGTTACTGAAGAAACTGTCCATATCCACACTCGCTGTAAATCTAGGCATCTATTGTGTCCCAGGTGCAGGgttagtagcaggattaggttcTTCATCAAGAACAGGATTGGGTTCTTTATTAGGCACAAGATTGGATTCTTCATCCTTAGTAAGAGGCAAATCCTTAATATAGTGCCCAAAAAAGCTCAAATGATCAACCTCATCATCATAGCTGTCCAATTCCCACTCACTGAACTGTCTCCTTCCAGCTAAGCAAACTATGTATATATTTAAAACCCTGTTATTTGCTAGAATAAACTGGATCATGTCCATGGCATCAATATCACTGGTGCTTGGCAAGTACCCAATCCCTAACTTAGAACTTGGGATTCTAAACCAGTAGCCAATTGGGCCTCTAGTGTAACCTAAATCATTGGCCCAATAGAGACCTTGTCTGGGTCAACACCGTCCACAAAAACGACtggaacccccccccccctggTACACCCTTCATTCCTCCATTACTATGAAACCTACCCCTATGATGGATAGCAACAGAAAAGAGATTATCTCATGCAATCATCAAATTGCAATTGAATGTCAACTATATCCACGCAAAACCCACATCCTTCgaaaaacataaaacatcatTCATTTACTTCCTATTTCAGTATGCGTGCATTCAATCAATGCCTTTCCTTTTCACTTCACATGTAAACTGAACCCTATTAACCTCACCAACAACAGACCAACCATACTAGACCTTAATCAATCAGGTAtgaatttcaaaaccctaatcacatttaatttcatttcccaaccaaccctaaaccctattgTTGTTCATTTCAGAAAGCACAAAGCGACAACACataaaaccctaaaatatacCCTAAACCCCCCCAAACCATAGACAGTAAGAATTGACTCCCATAAATAAATATGGAAACTTTGGACCATATTCATTCAATAATACCCTAAATGGAGACAAAACCATAAAAGGAAATCATATCAAAAAAAGCACCACGTTTTCCATACCTCCAAATCCAGTTGGATCTCCACCGAGCCTAAAGTATCTCCAATAGTTGTCCATTCTTCTAAAAAGCTAGGATTCCGCAATCTATTCTCCTGCAAGATCATGATTCTACCTTAGATTCTCTAATATCTCTATTTTCTACTGCTTAGCTGAAACAATCGAAGACTAGACTGAGGTTTCAACttccaaatgaagaagaaaCGACTTTGACTCCATCTGACTCCATGTTGTCTTATATATCCGATAAGGTTAGGGTTGCCAGCTAGAAAAAATACAATATGGCAGGCATCGAAACGGAACCCGTAACGGCAAGTACCCAAATTGGGTAAAAATTTGAACTTGATGTACCGTTTTGATTTTAACAAAAGTTGATTCACAAAACGTTAGAACGGGCGATacttcatgtactgttcttgaaattttcccaaataACAAATGTGGAGATCTGAATAAAACCACTCATGTTTtgatgagaaattttattcacatataccaaattacttaatgcacaccccaattttttgaaactttttttAATACATTTTTACCCCTTTTGATAAAgatgaacaaaaagaaaattaaaaaagaaaaaccaaaaacaaaataaggaaaataaaaaactttGACCTAGCATTGGAGATTTTCAGGACGATCAAGATCTCACATTCAACAACACAACTATTTTATCCATGCACTCAAAAAACTTCTCATACTctatgtaggtacaagtttcttgtatgtgtgtgtgttggcATCCCTATACAATGCTCTAAAGAAATCACCCGAGTCAGTTTGAGTTGGGTTGAGTCAGTCCCGTGTGTCAAAGAGTGTTTGATCTAGGAAAGTATCTTTTGGGTTTAAtatgttttatttatataaagatatttttctgttgaTCAAATCGGTTTATTGAAATCCTAGgtattttaggatttggtgTTTTTAATTAGTTATCCTTAATCAAAAAGATTTTGTTTCCTAATAGGAATAtaattagggtagaatcttgGTTGATTGGAACACACATTGGTTCTGAATATATTTAATAAA is a window from the Rosa chinensis cultivar Old Blush chromosome 2, RchiOBHm-V2, whole genome shotgun sequence genome containing:
- the LOC112184236 gene encoding uncharacterized protein LOC112184236, whose product is MYASSPSIDNPILQIRTFRPQHTCSSFAKRVYHCHALFLAEEYKEIFLSDSKWYREGVQSAVNRDFGMEIGYQLAYRAKARAAKLAQGTVEDQYNNLESYAHELNRRNPGTSVWIQTELKGEVARFKRIYICLAGLTEGWMAGCRPIIGLDECHLKAVHKGQLLLAVGIDGNNDIYPIGWAIVEQESRDLWTWFLSFLKEDLMIHHSSQYAFISDKQRGLEQAIKDLFPDAEHIHCVRHLHNNIKGDCHTGLNLKQRLWAVARAIAMTQYTKAMEDMEKTSFTTCWTQSCTCGRWDLCESFVAMLFLQSTPKDEWEHKEKKIAPPLYKRQPGRSRTKRTKEPGDEAPLPLEIEKLPRSYYSQVICGTCNKKCHNKRTCHKRNQVPNKGEVVQEEEPNAQQPVLETNMHQGQSPTEAPQPTQESNPQLADQVFSQASSLPNPQVVDQVFSQASSVPNIHNHSNHGNDNVNVNVNVNLNVHISMNEESVADNDSSMPSEHTNVLQENS